One Triticum dicoccoides isolate Atlit2015 ecotype Zavitan chromosome 4B, WEW_v2.0, whole genome shotgun sequence genomic window carries:
- the LOC119291157 gene encoding glutamine synthetase cytosolic isozyme 1-2 produces MASLADLVNLDLSDCTDKIIVEYLWVGGSGIDIRSKARTVNGPITDASQLPKWNYDGSSTGQAPGEDSEVILYPQAIFKDPFRRGDNLLVMCDCYTPQGVPIPTNKRHNAAKIFNTPKVAAEETWYGIEQEYTLLQKDVNWPLGWPIGGYPGPQGPYYCAAGADKAFGRDIVDAHYKACLYAGINISGINGEVMPGQWEFQVGPSVGIAASDQLWVARYILERITEVAGVVLSLDPKPIPGDWNGAGAHTNYSTKSMREAGGYEVIKTAIEKLGKRHAQHIAAYGEGNERRLTGHHETADINTFKWGVADRGASVRVGRDTEKDGKGYFEDRRPASNMDPYVVTSMIAETTLLL; encoded by the exons ATGGCCAGCCTCGCCGACCTCGTCAACCTCGACCTCAGCGACTGCACCGACAAGATCATCGTCGAGTACCTCTG GGTTGGAGGATCCGGTATCGACATCAGGAGCAAAGCAAGG ACGGTGAACGGCCCCATCACCGACGCGAGCCAGCTGCCCAAGTGGAACTACGACGGCTCCAGCACCGGCCAGGCTCCCGGAGAGGACAGCGAAGTCATCCTCTA CCCCCAGGCCATTTTCAAGGACCCGTTCAGGAGGGGTGACAACCTCCTT GTTATGTGCGACTGCTACACACCCCAAGGTGTGCCAATCCCCACGAACAAGAGGCACAATGCTGCCAAGATCTTCAACACCCCGAAGGTTGCAGCTGAGGAGACATG GTATGGAATTGAGCAGGAGTACACTCTCCTCCAGAAGGACGTGAACTGGCCTCTTGGCTGGCCCATTGGTGGCTACCCTGGTCCGCAG GGACCATACTACTGCGCCGCCGGCGCGGACAAGGCGTTCGGGCGTGACATCGTGGACGCCCACTACAAGGCCTGCCTCTACGCCGGGATCAACATCAGCGGCATCAACGGGGAGGTCATGCCCGGCCAG TGGGAGTTCCAAGTTGGGCCGTCCGTCGGGATCGCGGCGTCCGACCAGCTGTGGGTGGCGCGCTACATCCTCGAG AGGATCACTGAGGTTGCCGGGGTGGTGCTGTCCCTGGACCCGAAGCCGATCCCGGGCGACTGGAACGGCGCGGGCGCGCACACCAACTACAGCACCAAGTCGATGCGGGAGGCCGGCGGGTACGAGGTGATCAAGACGGCCATCGAGAAGCTGGGCAAGCGGCACGCGCAGCACATCGCCGCCTACGGCGAGGGCAACGAGCGCCGCCTCACGGGCCACCACGAGACCGCCGACATCAACACCTTCAAGTGGGGCGTGGCGGACCGCGGCGCGTCCGTCCGCGTGGGCCGCGACaccgagaaggacggcaagggctACTTCGAGGACCGCAGGCCGGCCTCCAACATGGACCCCTACGTCGTCACCTCCATGATCGCCGAGACCACGCTCCTCCTCTGA